A single window of Streptomyces sp. NBC_00464 DNA harbors:
- a CDS encoding GNAT family N-acetyltransferase, with protein MTLLPGPRAYRSADRVALADICVRTADNGGDSRHLYPDPELMPSIFAAPYAYLEPDLAFVIDDGTGRAVGYILGTADTARFVTEFRTRWLPLVEDRYPRPDGDARSPSDEMIGLLHNPERMVLPELADHPAHLHIDLLPDWQRKGYGRELMRTFLAALNAKGVKGVHLSMLTANTPARAFYDRLGFAEIEVPDPGPVTYLVRSTAPDL; from the coding sequence GTGACCCTTCTTCCCGGCCCACGGGCCTACCGATCCGCCGACCGCGTGGCCCTCGCCGACATCTGCGTCCGGACGGCCGACAACGGCGGCGACTCCCGGCATCTGTATCCGGACCCGGAGCTGATGCCGTCGATCTTCGCCGCGCCGTACGCGTACCTCGAACCCGACCTGGCCTTCGTCATCGACGACGGCACGGGGCGGGCGGTCGGCTACATCCTCGGGACGGCAGACACAGCTCGCTTTGTGACGGAGTTCCGTACACGCTGGCTGCCCCTGGTCGAGGACCGCTACCCGCGGCCGGACGGTGATGCGCGGAGCCCCAGCGACGAGATGATCGGTCTCCTGCACAACCCGGAGCGGATGGTCCTGCCCGAACTCGCGGACCATCCGGCCCACTTGCACATCGACCTGCTGCCCGACTGGCAGCGCAAGGGGTACGGGAGGGAGCTGATGCGCACCTTCCTCGCCGCCCTGAATGCCAAGGGGGTCAAGGGCGTTCACCTGTCCATGCTCACGGCCAACACGCCGGCCAGGGCCTTCTACGACCGGCTCGGCTTCGCCGAGATCGAGGTCCCGGACCCCGGCCCCGTCACCTACCTGGTGCGCTCCACCGCGCCGGACCTGTAG
- a CDS encoding carbohydrate kinase family protein has translation MLDRLDLLVIGECVADIVRLPDAADRVHPGGSPANVAYGLARLGHGVTLLTQLGADENGRLIRDHLTGAGVDVRTDGSTDPTPSAAVALDGTGRAAYTFEITWTLGAVPLDRAPLHLHTGSIAAVMEPGAATVVAAVESLRTGATVSYDPNVRPELMGDHGAAVRKAERCVALSDVVKASDEDLEWLYPGEDPVKVAGRWLDTGPAVVLVTRGGDGACAVLPDGPVTVGALPAEVVDTVGAGDAFMSGTLHALAAHGLLGAAGRERLRTVDRATVTDVLRHAAASAAVTVGRAGANPPDEAELDAALGRM, from the coding sequence ATGCTCGACAGACTCGACCTGCTGGTCATCGGTGAATGCGTCGCGGACATCGTCCGGCTGCCGGATGCGGCCGACCGGGTCCACCCGGGAGGCAGCCCGGCCAACGTCGCGTACGGCCTGGCCAGGCTCGGACACGGCGTGACGCTGCTCACCCAGCTGGGGGCGGACGAGAACGGACGGCTGATCCGCGATCACCTGACCGGAGCCGGGGTCGACGTCCGTACGGACGGTTCCACCGACCCCACCCCGTCCGCTGCCGTGGCTCTGGACGGCACGGGCCGGGCCGCGTACACCTTCGAGATCACCTGGACACTCGGTGCGGTCCCGCTGGACAGGGCGCCGCTGCACCTCCACACCGGGTCGATCGCGGCGGTGATGGAACCGGGAGCGGCCACCGTCGTCGCGGCCGTCGAATCACTGCGGACGGGCGCGACCGTCAGCTACGACCCCAATGTGCGGCCGGAGCTGATGGGGGACCACGGGGCCGCCGTGCGCAAGGCCGAGCGCTGTGTCGCGCTCAGCGACGTGGTCAAGGCCAGCGACGAGGACCTGGAGTGGCTCTATCCGGGCGAGGACCCGGTGAAGGTCGCCGGGAGGTGGCTCGACACCGGCCCGGCCGTCGTCCTCGTCACCCGGGGCGGGGACGGAGCATGCGCGGTCCTGCCCGACGGGCCGGTGACTGTCGGTGCGCTGCCCGCCGAGGTCGTCGACACGGTGGGGGCGGGGGACGCCTTCATGTCCGGCACCCTGCACGCACTCGCCGCACACGGACTGCTCGGCGCGGCCGGCCGGGAACGGCTGCGCACAGTGGACCGGGCCACCGTGACGGACGTCCTGCGGCACGCGGCGGCATCGGCGGCCGTCACCGTCGGCAGGGCCGGTGCCAACCCGCCCGACGAGGCGGAACTGGACGCGGCCCTCGGCCGGATGTGA
- a CDS encoding GNAT family N-acetyltransferase has protein sequence MPSDSHPHSGAVLLREARAEDAGVLTRLLLDSRAAALPYLPRVHSDEATLGWMTHVVLPATDVWVAELQGDGGAAEPVGFVSVDGDEIEQLYLRPDMRRRGIGTQLLAKARERSPHGLALYTFQRNADARAFYERHGFTAVGFDDGSRNEENEPDVRYRWSPAG, from the coding sequence ATGCCATCGGACAGCCACCCGCACTCCGGCGCGGTACTGCTGCGTGAGGCCCGCGCCGAGGACGCCGGCGTCCTCACCCGGCTCCTTCTCGATTCCCGCGCCGCCGCCCTGCCGTACCTGCCGCGGGTGCACAGTGACGAGGCGACACTTGGCTGGATGACGCACGTCGTGCTGCCCGCCACGGACGTGTGGGTGGCCGAGCTCCAGGGGGACGGGGGAGCGGCGGAGCCGGTCGGCTTCGTCTCGGTCGACGGAGATGAGATCGAACAGCTCTATCTGCGCCCCGACATGCGGCGACGGGGCATTGGAACGCAGCTGCTGGCGAAGGCAAGGGAACGCAGCCCGCATGGGCTCGCCCTGTACACCTTCCAGCGCAATGCCGATGCCCGGGCCTTCTACGAGCGGCACGGATTCACCGCCGTCGGGTTCGACGACGGCAGTCGCAACGAGGAGAACGAGCCGGACGTCAGGTACCGCTGGAGCCCGGCGGGCTGA
- a CDS encoding ABC transporter substrate-binding protein, whose product MREQTVWQFSDDRGQVSTAGRCPTRVLAYVQAGATLWDHGIRPTGIFGSGHDDPAVPDTAKTGSLPLADVAYAGAGATLDVDALLSGEPDLVVAVSYGGGQVYGLDPETAKHLEGHVPVVVIDVGQTRTLAEIGDRFAELARSLGAGEPAAATQELEAARDRLRVLTAGPDRARVLALSPAGQEQAHLARPRMWPELRVLTELGVGLVEPAEGPGANWSTVGWGQAAALRPAVVLADIRANATPLDELRTDGPWASVVRSARVVPWNPEPVCSARAHARFLSLVADALDA is encoded by the coding sequence GTGAGGGAGCAGACCGTGTGGCAATTCTCCGACGACCGCGGGCAGGTGTCGACTGCCGGGCGGTGCCCGACGCGGGTCCTCGCCTATGTCCAGGCCGGTGCGACCTTATGGGATCACGGCATCCGCCCGACCGGGATATTCGGCTCGGGTCACGACGACCCCGCGGTACCGGACACGGCGAAGACGGGATCGCTGCCCCTGGCCGACGTCGCCTACGCCGGAGCGGGCGCCACGCTGGACGTGGACGCGCTGCTCAGCGGCGAGCCGGACCTGGTGGTGGCCGTCAGTTACGGCGGCGGCCAGGTCTACGGCCTCGATCCGGAGACGGCCAAGCATCTGGAGGGGCACGTCCCGGTCGTCGTCATCGACGTGGGCCAGACCCGCACCCTCGCCGAGATCGGTGACCGGTTCGCGGAACTGGCGCGTTCGCTCGGCGCCGGGGAGCCCGCGGCGGCCACCCAGGAGCTGGAGGCGGCCCGGGACCGGCTGCGCGTACTCACCGCGGGCCCGGACAGGGCGAGGGTCCTCGCCCTGTCCCCGGCCGGCCAGGAGCAGGCCCATCTGGCCCGCCCCCGCATGTGGCCCGAGCTGCGGGTGCTCACCGAGCTCGGCGTCGGCCTGGTGGAACCCGCCGAGGGACCCGGAGCGAACTGGTCGACGGTCGGCTGGGGGCAGGCCGCCGCGCTGCGTCCGGCCGTCGTGCTCGCCGACATCCGGGCCAACGCCACCCCGCTCGACGAGCTCCGGACCGACGGGCCGTGGGCGTCGGTCGTCCGCTCGGCGCGGGTGGTGCCCTGGAATCCCGAGCCGGTGTGCAGCGCGCGCGCCCATGCGCGGTTCCTGTCGCTCGTGGCCGACGCGCTGGACGCGTAG
- a CDS encoding cupin: MDAPNDLNALADEHLAAARTSPHGRSAHLLLHEDTLRQTVIALASGRALDEHNAPPAASLQVLRGTVRLTAASGDVELAAGRLHPIPQERHGLLALEDAVVLLTAVND; the protein is encoded by the coding sequence ATGGACGCTCCGAATGATCTGAATGCCCTGGCCGACGAGCACCTGGCCGCGGCCCGCACCTCCCCGCACGGCCGCAGTGCCCACCTCCTGCTCCACGAGGACACCCTGCGCCAGACCGTCATCGCGCTGGCCTCGGGCCGCGCCCTCGACGAGCACAACGCCCCGCCCGCCGCCTCCCTCCAGGTGCTGCGCGGCACGGTGCGGCTCACGGCCGCTTCCGGTGACGTGGAACTGGCCGCCGGACGTCTGCACCCGATCCCCCAGGAGCGGCACGGGCTGCTCGCCCTGGAGGACGCCGTGGTGCTGCTGACGGCGGTCAACGACTGA
- a CDS encoding 4'-phosphopantetheinyl transferase family protein, with the protein MYQPEVFAFPEHGHRLPPFRFPPGAPSLWLVDAVRLGGHAQLIAPEILDAGELGRAARLAVAADRSCYVAAHVALRLLLGARLGVAPGAVPLTREPCPSCGGPHGRPATDGGLHFSLSHTHGVALLAFAEVPVGVDIERIPKPGVVSDIADQLHPAESRELAELPEELRPVAFGRVWTRKEAYLKGEGIGLAGGLAAEHVGTGPRPRPGPAGWEVTDVEVPATYAAAVAVRAAGQPTARDGDRRK; encoded by the coding sequence GTGTATCAGCCCGAGGTGTTCGCATTCCCCGAGCACGGCCACCGGCTCCCGCCCTTCCGCTTTCCGCCCGGCGCCCCGTCACTGTGGCTGGTGGACGCGGTGCGGCTCGGCGGGCATGCGCAGCTCATCGCGCCGGAGATCCTCGATGCCGGTGAGCTCGGCAGGGCGGCGCGTCTGGCCGTCGCGGCCGACCGCAGTTGTTACGTCGCCGCGCATGTGGCCCTGAGGCTGCTGCTCGGAGCGCGGCTGGGGGTCGCGCCCGGTGCGGTGCCCCTCACCCGGGAGCCGTGCCCGTCCTGCGGTGGCCCGCACGGCCGTCCCGCGACCGACGGCGGTCTGCACTTCTCCCTGTCGCACACCCACGGAGTGGCACTGCTGGCGTTCGCGGAGGTGCCGGTGGGGGTGGACATCGAGCGGATCCCGAAGCCCGGGGTCGTGTCCGACATCGCCGATCAACTGCACCCGGCGGAGTCCCGTGAGCTGGCGGAGCTTCCCGAGGAGCTGCGGCCGGTCGCCTTCGGCCGGGTGTGGACCCGCAAGGAGGCATATCTGAAGGGCGAGGGCATCGGCCTGGCCGGCGGACTCGCGGCCGAGCACGTCGGCACCGGCCCCCGGCCGCGGCCGGGCCCGGCGGGCTGGGAGGTCACCGACGTGGAGGTACCCGCCACATACGCGGCGGCGGTGGCCGTCCGTGCGGCGGGTCAGCCGACCGCCCGTGACGGCGACCGGCGAAAATGA
- a CDS encoding acyl-CoA dehydrogenase family protein — MTTILNRSGPSGAGTGPFADPLTTVLLGPDARREHGFWRRLVATEPFRRPVCPPPGPAPDERLALAHARLRTLNGALDSAARPAADPRALAALHEWLAPVDPALTTVAGIHYNLFLGSLLDHDADSPRDLSDFLQLRRIGTFLCTEVAHGNDAAAVETTATYDPGRDGFVLHTPHSGAQKFMPNTSPAGGPKSGLVAARLIVDGVDQGVFLLLVPLTDASRALPGVRVRRLPARMGSPVDHCLTSFDQVFVDRGALLKGAQGRVGDDGVFRSETEGHRRRFLASIGRVTTGRICMSASAVGTARVTLAVAVRYGGHRFVSGGRSSPPVPVIAHRSHHGPLAEAMATVFAMSLLHRRVLERWEQAAARPAEREAAERLVDIAKGWITWQARSVIVECRERCGAQGLLENNGMTELVTGIEGAITAEGDNLAIHSRAAAGLLFDRARGTEEEPAAGPPSGDLTDLRFLGRLLDQVERIWFDRAAARMARVPHGGPLERWNAASGPALRGVEAHAVRQAAYAYEQALAALPAGEARERLGELARLFALRRVAHSSGDLLAAGHLTAAQVDGLTDATEHLVAAVNGHLPELAESFALPGELLADWPIAGARYADAYDDPDASWHSAAAGAPVGGVR; from the coding sequence ATGACCACCATTCTCAACAGGTCCGGTCCCTCGGGAGCCGGAACCGGGCCGTTCGCCGACCCGCTCACCACCGTGCTTCTCGGTCCGGACGCCCGCCGCGAGCACGGCTTCTGGCGCCGGCTCGTCGCCACCGAGCCGTTCCGCCGGCCTGTCTGCCCCCCTCCCGGCCCCGCCCCCGACGAGCGGCTCGCCCTCGCCCACGCGCGGCTGCGCACGCTCAACGGCGCCCTGGACAGCGCCGCCCGGCCGGCCGCCGACCCAAGGGCGCTGGCCGCTCTGCACGAATGGCTCGCCCCGGTCGACCCGGCGCTCACCACTGTCGCGGGCATTCACTACAACCTCTTCCTCGGCAGCCTCCTGGACCACGATGCCGACAGCCCCCGCGATCTGTCGGACTTCCTCCAGCTGCGACGGATCGGCACCTTCCTTTGTACGGAGGTGGCCCACGGCAACGACGCGGCCGCCGTCGAGACGACCGCCACCTACGACCCCGGCAGGGACGGGTTCGTGCTGCACACCCCGCACTCCGGCGCCCAGAAGTTCATGCCCAACACCAGCCCGGCCGGCGGCCCCAAGTCGGGACTCGTCGCCGCCCGCCTGATCGTCGACGGCGTGGACCAGGGGGTGTTCCTGTTGCTGGTACCGCTCACCGATGCCTCCCGGGCCCTGCCGGGGGTCCGGGTGCGCCGGCTACCCGCACGGATGGGCAGTCCGGTCGACCACTGCCTGACCTCCTTCGACCAGGTCTTCGTGGATCGCGGGGCGCTGCTCAAAGGCGCGCAGGGGCGGGTCGGCGACGACGGGGTGTTCCGTAGCGAGACCGAAGGACACCGGCGCCGCTTTCTCGCCTCGATCGGGCGGGTCACCACGGGCCGGATCTGCATGAGCGCCAGCGCGGTGGGCACCGCACGCGTCACGCTGGCCGTCGCCGTCCGCTACGGAGGCCACCGCTTCGTCTCGGGGGGCCGCTCGTCGCCTCCGGTGCCGGTGATCGCTCACCGCAGCCACCACGGCCCGCTCGCCGAGGCCATGGCCACCGTCTTCGCGATGAGCCTGCTGCACCGGCGCGTCCTGGAACGCTGGGAACAGGCGGCGGCGCGGCCCGCGGAGCGGGAGGCCGCCGAGCGGCTGGTCGACATCGCCAAGGGGTGGATCACCTGGCAGGCCCGGTCGGTGATCGTCGAGTGCCGGGAACGGTGCGGCGCCCAGGGGCTGCTGGAGAACAACGGGATGACCGAACTCGTCACCGGGATCGAGGGTGCCATCACCGCCGAGGGCGACAACCTGGCCATCCACTCCCGGGCGGCCGCCGGACTGCTCTTCGACAGGGCACGGGGGACGGAGGAGGAGCCGGCCGCCGGCCCGCCGAGCGGCGACCTCACCGACCTGCGGTTCCTCGGCAGGCTCCTGGACCAGGTGGAACGCATCTGGTTCGACCGGGCGGCCGCACGGATGGCACGGGTACCGCACGGCGGCCCGCTGGAGCGCTGGAACGCGGCCTCCGGGCCCGCGCTGCGGGGGGTCGAGGCCCATGCGGTCCGGCAGGCGGCCTATGCGTACGAGCAGGCGCTCGCGGCTCTGCCCGCCGGTGAGGCCCGCGAGCGGCTGGGCGAACTGGCCCGGCTGTTCGCGCTGCGCCGGGTAGCGCACAGCAGCGGGGATCTGCTCGCGGCAGGGCACCTGACCGCCGCCCAGGTCGACGGGCTGACCGATGCCACCGAGCATCTCGTCGCCGCCGTGAACGGTCATCTGCCGGAACTGGCCGAGTCGTTCGCGCTGCCCGGCGAACTGCTCGCCGACTGGCCCATCGCGGGAGCCCGCTACGCGGACGCGTACGACGACCCGGACGCGTCCTGGCACAGCGCCGCGGCCGGGGCACCCGTCGGGGGTGTGCGATGA
- a CDS encoding discoidin domain-containing protein, whose translation MRTQRWRRRALSAAVTTSLLVVGWPALNASAAGGPNIAAGHRAAASSAGSGRAAGNIADGDRSTYWEGAGSALPQWVQSDLGKVTRIDRITLKLPGDWKSRRQTLSLQGSADGTSFTTLKTSADYTFAPGSSNQVTIEVPATMARFVRANITANTASKNGQLAELEVRAAAESSVNLAAGRTLTASSYTQTYIAAQANDGNAASYWESRNGELPQWIQADLGSSVRVDRVVLRLPDGWESRSQTLKIQGSSNGSDFTDLTQPTAYTFSPTAGESATITFDATTTRYVRVLVSANSVQPGAQVSELEIYGPESGDTQAPTAPSQLAFTEPATGQIKLTWNASTDNTAVTGYDIYADNALLTSVAGNVTTFTDTRPAGSTVSYYVRAKDAAGNASANSNTVTRTGSGGDTQAPTAPANLSFTEATAGQIKLVWQASTDNKGVTGYDIYANNVLRKSVAGDVTTYTDTQSAGTTVSYTVRAKDAAGNVSGDSNTVTRNGSTGSASNLAVGKPITASSVVHTFVAENANDNSVTTYWEGAGGSYPNTLTVKLGANADTENVVVKLNPDSSWGARTQNIQVLGREQSASAFTSLAAAKDYAFSPGSGNTVTIPVSGRVADVQLKFNSNTGSGAGQVAEFQVLGAPAPNPNLQVSSVTAAPAAPVESDPVTLSATVRNSGSVAAPASKVEFRLGGSKVATASVGALAGGASAQVSADIGSRDAGTYALSAVADPANEVIEQNETDNTYTSTTGLVVKPVASSDLVSTGVSTSPSAPSAGQNVTFSVALKNQGSVASAAGGHAITLTLLDSKGATVKTLTGTYTGAIAAGATSAPVSLGSWTAVNGSYSVKTVIADDTNELPVKRENNTTTSSLFVGRGANMPYDMYEAEDGVTGGGAQVVGPNRTVGDVAGEASGRKAVTLNSTGNYVEFTTRASTNSLVTRFSIPDSAGGGGIDSKLNVYVDGTFLKAIDLTSKYAWLYGAETGPGNSPGSGSPRHIYDEANMLLGRTVPAGSRIRLQKDAANTSTYAIDFVSLEQATQIPNPDAAAYAVPTGFTHQDVQNALDKVRMDTTGKLVGVYLPAGDYQTASKFQVYGKAVKVVGAGPWYTRFFAPSSQENTDNGFRAEASAKGSSFSNFAYFGNYTSRIDGPGKVFDFSNVSDIVIDNVWNEHQVCLYWGANTDGITIRNSRIRNTFADGINMTNGSTDNHVVNNESRATGDDSFALFSAIDSGGADMKNNVYENLTSLLTWRAAGVAVYGGYDNTFRNILIADTLVYSGITVSSLDFGYPMNGFGTGPTTVENVSVLRSGGHFWGSQTFPGIWLFSASKVFQGIRINHVDIVDPTYSGIMFQTNYVGGQPQFPIKDTILTDISISGARKSGDAYDARSGFGLWANEMPEAGQGPAVGEVTFNGLKLSGNALDVKNTTSTMKININP comes from the coding sequence ATGAGAACCCAACGCTGGAGACGGCGTGCCCTTTCCGCCGCCGTCACCACCAGCCTGCTGGTGGTCGGCTGGCCGGCGCTCAACGCGTCGGCGGCCGGCGGACCGAACATCGCCGCCGGTCACAGGGCGGCGGCGAGCAGCGCCGGGAGCGGAAGAGCCGCCGGAAACATCGCGGACGGAGACCGGTCGACCTATTGGGAAGGGGCGGGCAGCGCCCTGCCGCAATGGGTGCAGAGCGACCTGGGCAAGGTCACCCGCATCGACAGGATCACCCTGAAACTTCCCGGGGACTGGAAGAGCCGCCGCCAGACCCTCTCGCTCCAGGGCAGCGCCGACGGCACCAGCTTCACCACGCTGAAGACCTCGGCCGACTACACCTTCGCGCCGGGCAGTTCCAATCAGGTGACCATCGAGGTCCCGGCCACCATGGCCCGGTTCGTACGGGCGAACATCACCGCGAACACCGCGTCGAAGAACGGCCAGCTTGCCGAGCTGGAGGTCCGGGCGGCCGCCGAGTCGTCGGTGAACCTGGCGGCCGGCCGCACGCTCACGGCCAGCAGCTACACCCAGACGTACATCGCCGCCCAGGCCAACGACGGCAACGCGGCCAGCTACTGGGAGAGCCGCAACGGCGAACTGCCCCAGTGGATCCAGGCCGACCTCGGCTCCTCGGTGCGGGTCGACCGTGTGGTGCTGCGGCTGCCGGACGGCTGGGAGAGCCGCAGCCAGACGCTGAAGATCCAGGGCAGCTCCAACGGCTCGGACTTCACCGACCTGACGCAGCCCACGGCGTACACCTTCAGCCCGACGGCCGGCGAGTCGGCGACGATCACCTTCGACGCCACGACCACGCGCTATGTACGCGTCCTGGTCAGCGCCAACTCCGTCCAGCCGGGCGCCCAGGTCTCCGAGCTGGAGATCTACGGACCCGAGTCGGGCGACACCCAGGCGCCGACCGCACCCTCGCAGCTGGCGTTCACCGAACCGGCCACCGGCCAGATCAAGCTGACCTGGAACGCGTCGACGGACAACACGGCCGTCACCGGCTACGACATCTACGCCGACAACGCGCTGCTCACCAGCGTGGCGGGTAACGTCACCACGTTCACCGACACCCGTCCGGCCGGCTCCACCGTGTCGTACTACGTCCGGGCCAAGGACGCGGCGGGCAACGCCTCGGCGAACAGCAACACCGTGACCCGGACCGGGAGCGGCGGCGACACCCAGGCGCCGACCGCACCGGCGAACCTGAGCTTCACCGAGGCGACCGCCGGTCAGATCAAGCTGGTCTGGCAGGCGTCCACCGACAACAAGGGCGTCACCGGGTACGACATCTACGCCAACAACGTGCTGCGCAAGAGCGTGGCCGGCGATGTCACCACCTACACCGACACCCAGTCCGCCGGCACCACCGTCTCCTACACCGTCCGGGCCAAGGACGCTGCGGGCAACGTCTCGGGCGACAGCAACACCGTCACCCGTAACGGCAGCACGGGCTCGGCGTCCAACCTCGCGGTCGGCAAGCCCATCACCGCCTCGTCCGTGGTCCACACGTTCGTCGCGGAGAACGCCAACGACAACAGTGTGACCACCTACTGGGAAGGCGCCGGGGGCAGCTACCCGAACACCCTGACCGTGAAGCTGGGTGCCAACGCCGACACCGAGAACGTCGTCGTCAAGCTCAACCCGGACAGCAGCTGGGGGGCCAGGACGCAGAACATCCAGGTCCTCGGCCGGGAGCAGAGCGCCTCGGCGTTCACCAGCCTGGCCGCGGCCAAGGACTACGCCTTCAGCCCGGGCAGCGGCAACACGGTGACCATTCCGGTCAGCGGCCGGGTCGCCGACGTCCAGCTGAAGTTCAACTCCAACACCGGATCGGGCGCCGGTCAGGTCGCGGAGTTCCAGGTGTTGGGTGCTCCGGCGCCCAACCCGAACCTCCAGGTCAGCTCGGTGACGGCGGCCCCGGCCGCGCCCGTCGAGTCGGACCCGGTCACGCTCAGCGCGACGGTGCGCAACAGCGGTTCGGTCGCGGCACCGGCGAGCAAGGTCGAGTTCCGGCTCGGCGGCTCCAAGGTCGCCACCGCGTCCGTGGGCGCACTGGCGGGCGGGGCCTCCGCCCAGGTCAGCGCCGACATCGGTTCGCGCGACGCGGGCACGTACGCACTGAGCGCGGTCGCCGACCCGGCTAACGAGGTCATCGAGCAGAACGAGACCGACAACACCTACACCAGCACGACCGGCCTCGTCGTGAAGCCGGTCGCCAGCTCGGACCTGGTCTCCACGGGGGTCAGCACCTCCCCGTCGGCCCCGTCCGCCGGTCAGAACGTCACCTTCTCCGTCGCCCTCAAGAACCAGGGCTCGGTGGCCTCCGCAGCGGGTGGCCACGCCATCACGCTGACCCTGCTCGACTCCAAGGGCGCCACGGTGAAGACCCTCACGGGCACCTACACCGGGGCGATTGCCGCGGGTGCGACGAGCGCCCCGGTGAGCCTGGGCAGCTGGACGGCGGTCAACGGCTCGTACTCCGTGAAGACGGTGATCGCCGACGACACCAACGAGCTGCCGGTGAAGCGCGAGAACAACACCACCACCAGCTCCCTCTTCGTCGGACGCGGCGCCAACATGCCGTACGACATGTACGAGGCGGAGGACGGGGTCACCGGTGGCGGCGCCCAGGTCGTCGGCCCGAACAGGACCGTCGGCGACGTCGCGGGCGAGGCGTCCGGCCGTAAGGCCGTCACCCTCAACAGCACCGGCAACTACGTCGAGTTCACCACCAGGGCGAGCACCAACTCCCTGGTGACCCGCTTCTCCATCCCGGACTCCGCGGGCGGCGGGGGCATCGACTCGAAGCTGAACGTCTACGTGGACGGCACCTTCCTCAAGGCGATCGACCTCACCTCGAAGTACGCGTGGCTGTACGGCGCCGAGACCGGTCCGGGCAACTCCCCGGGCTCGGGTTCGCCGCGGCACATCTACGACGAGGCGAACATGCTGCTGGGCAGGACCGTGCCGGCCGGCAGCAGGATCCGGCTCCAGAAGGACGCGGCGAACACCAGCACGTACGCGATCGACTTCGTCAGCCTGGAGCAGGCGACCCAGATCCCGAACCCGGACGCGGCCGCCTACGCCGTTCCCACCGGGTTCACCCACCAGGACGTCCAGAACGCCCTGGACAAGGTCCGGATGGACACCACGGGCAAGCTGGTCGGTGTCTACCTGCCGGCCGGTGACTACCAGACCGCGAGCAAGTTCCAGGTCTACGGGAAGGCCGTCAAGGTCGTCGGCGCCGGACCCTGGTACACCAGGTTCTTCGCACCCTCGTCCCAGGAGAACACCGACAACGGCTTCCGCGCCGAGGCCAGCGCCAAGGGCTCGTCGTTCTCGAACTTCGCCTACTTCGGGAACTACACCTCGCGCATCGACGGCCCCGGCAAGGTGTTCGACTTCTCCAACGTCTCGGACATCGTGATCGACAACGTCTGGAACGAGCACCAGGTGTGCCTCTACTGGGGGGCCAACACCGACGGCATCACCATCAGGAACTCCCGCATCCGGAACACGTTCGCCGACGGCATCAACATGACCAACGGCTCGACGGACAACCACGTCGTGAACAACGAGTCCCGGGCCACCGGCGACGACAGCTTCGCGCTGTTCTCGGCGATCGACTCCGGCGGCGCGGACATGAAGAACAACGTCTACGAGAACCTCACGTCCCTGCTGACCTGGCGGGCCGCGGGTGTCGCCGTCTACGGCGGGTACGACAACACCTTCCGCAACATCCTCATCGCGGACACCCTGGTCTACTCCGGCATCACCGTCAGCTCGCTGGACTTCGGCTATCCGATGAACGGATTCGGGACCGGTCCGACCACGGTCGAGAACGTCTCCGTTCTCCGTTCCGGCGGCCATTTCTGGGGGTCGCAGACCTTCCCCGGCATCTGGCTGTTCTCCGCCTCCAAGGTCTTCCAGGGCATCCGGATCAACCACGTCGACATCGTCGACCCGACGTACAGCGGCATCATGTTCCAGACCAACTACGTAGGAGGACAGCCCCAGTTCCCCATCAAGGACACGATCCTGACCGATATCTCGATCTCCGGCGCGCGCAAGAGCGGCGACGCCTACGACGCCAGGTCCGGATTCGGGCTGTGGGCCAACGAGATGCCCGAGGCCGGCCAGGGGCCCGCCGTCGGTGAGGTCACCTTCAACGGGCTGAAACTCAGCGGCAACGCCCTGGACGTGAAGAACACGACGTCCACCATGAAGATCAACATCAATCCGTAG